A DNA window from Daucus carota subsp. sativus chromosome 3, DH1 v3.0, whole genome shotgun sequence contains the following coding sequences:
- the LOC108211499 gene encoding formin-like protein 5 gives MALFLFCCFRGRRKKIHPKDGLRVGSPVIHNSLSSVNSFSAESEDSLAVDLEAEALEVSQEDTSTILPVPPGRVRGPTPKFTAGKRFFGRSANVNRYTIKPDNSLTEEKVPEEKAAGEKAEEEKASEEEVSEEKVSEEKVSEEEEKVSKEKESEPTDAPPPDSPAKLPLPPGKLPPPPGKLPPPPGKLPPPPGRVPPPAPTSDPKSPAAPKPAPPVPGSAATTTEPASRGPQPAAASPPPPPPSNNLAPRAPPPPKIGQAPPNPPKAGNMPKPPNVKGRSSANKETSDSGSQKAKLKPFFWDKVLANPERSMVWNELKAGSFQFNEEMMEDLFGYNKVENKKNDHDSKKQPAKAAPKFIQIIDPKKAQNLSILLKALNVTTEEVCDAIQEGNELPPELIETLLKMAPTSQEELQLRLYSDDISKLGPADRFIKILVDIPFAYQRLEALLFMCTLQNESFSIKEYFAVLEVACKELKNSRLFLKLLEAVLKTGNRMNDGTFRGGAKAFKLDTLLKLSDVKGADGKTTLLHFVVLEIIRTEGKRAARIVRENGIMNGIKAEDLIEETPENLFNLGLDVVSNLSDELAHVKKAAVLDVDMVTSTVAKLALSLNQSKKLLNNELSGLEEECEFRQTLAEFIEQADGDILWMLEEEKKMTALVKSTADYFHGTPGKDEGMRLFLVVRDFLVMVDKVCQEVKKSGLDQLKTPKKEAQSASTSQAQQKQQK, from the exons ATGGCCCTATTCTTATTCTGCTGTTTCAGGGGTAGGAGGAAGAAAATTCACCCCAAAGATGGACTAAGAGTTG GTTCTCCAGTGATCCACAATTCCTTGTCCAGTGTCAACAGTTTTAGCGCCGAATCTGAAGATTCACTAGCTGTAGATTTAGAAGCAGAAGCTCTGGAAGTTTCGCAAGAGGACACTTCTACAATATTGCCAGTCCCGCCTGGAAGAGTGCGCGGTCCAACTCCAAAGTTCACTGCAGGTAAAAGATTTTTTGGTCGCTCGGCCAATGTCAACCGCTATACCATCAAACCTGATAACTCTCTTACCGAAGAAAAAGTACCAGAAGAAAAAGCAGCAGGAGAAAAAGCAGAAGAAGAGAAAGCATCTGAAGAAGAAGTATCAGAAGAAAAAGTATCTGAAGAAAAAGtgtcagaagaagaagaaaaggtatcaaaagaaaaagaatcagAACCTACAGACGCTCCACCTCCTGACAGTCCTGCAAAATTGCCACTTCCGCCTGGAAAATTGCCACCCCCGCCTGGAAAATTGCCACCCCCACCTGGAAAATTGCCACCCCCACCTGGAAGAGTGCCCCCTCCAGCTCCAACATCTGATCCAAAATCTCCTGCAGCCCCAAAACCTGCTCCTCCAGTGCCAGGATCTGCTGCTACAACTACAGAACCTGCTAGTCGAGGCCCACAACCTGCTGCCGCCTCTCCTCCTCCACCTCCTCCTTCAAACAATCTTGCGCCTAGAGCTCCTCCACCCCCGAAGATTGGCCAAGCTCCACCTAATCCTCCAAAAGCAGGTAATATGCCAAAGCCCCCAAACGTTAAAGGTCGTTCTTCCGCGAACAAGGAAACTAGTGACTCTGGCAGTCAGAAAGCAAAATTGAAGCCGTTCTTTTGGGACAAAGTTCTTGCTAACCCTGAGCGGTCCATGGTGTGGAATGAATTAAAGGCGGGCTCATTCCA GTTCAATGAGGAGATGATGGAAGACCTATTTGGTTATAACAAAGTggagaacaaaaaaaatgaccATGACAGCAAGAAACAACCGGCCAAGGCCGCTccaaaatttattcaaataattgATCCTAAGAAAGCTCAAAACTTATCAATACTGTTGAAAGCATTAAATGTGACAACCGAAGAAGTCTGTGACGCCATCCAGGAAG GTAACGAGCTTCCTCCAGAGCTCATTGAGACTCTGTTAAAGATGGCACCAACATCACAAGAAGAGCTACAGCTCAGGTTATACAGCGATGACATCTCTAAACTTGGACCTGCTGACCGCTTCATCAAAATTTTGGTTGACATCCCATTTGCTTACCAGCGTCTGGAGGCTTTGTTGTTTATGTGTACTCTTCAGAATGAGTCATTTTCAATAAAAGAGTATTTTGCAGTATTGGAG GTAGCATGCAAGGAGCTTAAGAACAGCAGACTTTTTCTAAAACTCCTAGAAGCAGTTCTTAAAACTGGCAATCGTATGAACGATGGTACTTTCCGTGGTGGCGCAAAGGCATTCAAGCTTGATACACTTCTAAAATTATCAGATGTTAAAGGAGCTGATGGCAAGACTACGCTCCTCCACTTTGTTGTTCTAGAAATAATTAGAACTGAAGGTAAACGCGCGGCACGCATAGTAAGAGAGAATGGTATCATGAATGGCATCAAAGCAGAAGACCTTATTGAGGAAACACCGGAAAACCTTTTTAATCTTGGTCTTGATGTAGTCTCGAATTTAAGTGATGAGCTTGCACATGTTAAAAAGGCTGCAGTATTGGATGTTGATATGGTGACAAGCACAGTCGCCAAGCTTGCTCTCTCGCTAAATCAATCCAAGAAACTTCTGAACAATGAACTGAGTGGCTTAGAAGAAGAATGTGAGTTCCGTCAAACGCTTGCTGAATTTATTGAGCAGGCAGATGGTGATATCCTGTGGATgctagaagaagaaaaaaagatgACTGCTCTTGTCAAGAGCACAGCTGATTACTTTCATGGGACTCCAGGAAAAGATGAGGGAATGCGATTATTTTTAGTTGTTCGTGACTTTTTAGTTATGGTAGATAAGGTATGTCAAGAGGTAAAAAAATCAGGACTAGATCAACTGAAGACTCCCAAGAAAGAGGCTCAAAGTGCATCAACTTCTCAAGCTCAGCAAAAGCAACAGAAGTAG